A portion of the Macaca mulatta isolate MMU2019108-1 chromosome 4, T2T-MMU8v2.0, whole genome shotgun sequence genome contains these proteins:
- the HMGA1 gene encoding high mobility group protein HMG-I/HMG-Y isoform X3 encodes MSESSSKSSQPLASKQEKDGTEKRGRGRPRKQPPVSPGTALVGSQKEPSEVPTPKRPRGRPKGSKNKGAAKTRKTTTTPGRKPRGRPKKLKEEEEGISQESSEEEQ; translated from the exons ATGAGCGAGTCGAGCTCGAAGTCCAGCCAGCCCTTGGCCTCCAAGCAGGAAAAGGACGGCACTGAGAAGCGGGGCCGGGGCAGGCCGCGCAAGCAGCCTCCGGTGAGTCCCGGGACAGCGCTGGTAGGGAGTCAG AAGGAGCCCAGCGAAGTGCCAACACCTAAGAGACCTCGGGGCCGACCAAAGGGAAGCAAAAACAAGGGTGCTGCCAAGACCCGG AAAACCACCACAACTCCAGGAAGGAAACCAAGGGGCAGACCCAAAAAACTG aaggaggaagaggagggcatCTCGCAGGAATCCTCGGAGGAGGAGCAGTGA
- the HMGA1 gene encoding high mobility group protein HMG-I/HMG-Y isoform X1 → MSESSSKSSQPLASKQEKDGTEKRGRGRPRKQPPVSPGTALVGSQKEPSEVPTPKRPRGRPKGSKNKGAAKTRKTTTTPGRKPRGRPKKLEKEEEEGISQESSEEEQ, encoded by the exons ATGAGCGAGTCGAGCTCGAAGTCCAGCCAGCCCTTGGCCTCCAAGCAGGAAAAGGACGGCACTGAGAAGCGGGGCCGGGGCAGGCCGCGCAAGCAGCCTCCGGTGAGTCCCGGGACAGCGCTGGTAGGGAGTCAG AAGGAGCCCAGCGAAGTGCCAACACCTAAGAGACCTCGGGGCCGACCAAAGGGAAGCAAAAACAAGGGTGCTGCCAAGACCCGG AAAACCACCACAACTCCAGGAAGGAAACCAAGGGGCAGACCCAAAAAACTG gagaaggaggaagaggagggcatCTCGCAGGAATCCTCGGAGGAGGAGCAGTGA
- the HMGA1 gene encoding high mobility group protein HMG-I/HMG-Y isoform X5 has product MSESSSKSSQPLASKQEKDGTEKRGRGRPRKQPPKEPSEVPTPKRPRGRPKGSKNKGAAKTRKTTTTPGRKPRGRPKKLEKEEEEGISQESSEEEQ; this is encoded by the exons ATGAGCGAGTCGAGCTCGAAGTCCAGCCAGCCCTTGGCCTCCAAGCAGGAAAAGGACGGCACTGAGAAGCGGGGCCGGGGCAGGCCGCGCAAGCAGCCTCCG AAGGAGCCCAGCGAAGTGCCAACACCTAAGAGACCTCGGGGCCGACCAAAGGGAAGCAAAAACAAGGGTGCTGCCAAGACCCGG AAAACCACCACAACTCCAGGAAGGAAACCAAGGGGCAGACCCAAAAAACTG gagaaggaggaagaggagggcatCTCGCAGGAATCCTCGGAGGAGGAGCAGTGA
- the HMGA1 gene encoding high mobility group protein HMG-I/HMG-Y isoform X2, translating to MSESSSKSSQPLASKQEKDGTEKRGRGRPRKQPPVSPGTALVGSQEPSEVPTPKRPRGRPKGSKNKGAAKTRKTTTTPGRKPRGRPKKLEKEEEEGISQESSEEEQ from the exons ATGAGCGAGTCGAGCTCGAAGTCCAGCCAGCCCTTGGCCTCCAAGCAGGAAAAGGACGGCACTGAGAAGCGGGGCCGGGGCAGGCCGCGCAAGCAGCCTCCGGTGAGTCCCGGGACAGCGCTGGTAGGGAGTCAG GAGCCCAGCGAAGTGCCAACACCTAAGAGACCTCGGGGCCGACCAAAGGGAAGCAAAAACAAGGGTGCTGCCAAGACCCGG AAAACCACCACAACTCCAGGAAGGAAACCAAGGGGCAGACCCAAAAAACTG gagaaggaggaagaggagggcatCTCGCAGGAATCCTCGGAGGAGGAGCAGTGA
- the HMGA1 gene encoding high mobility group protein HMG-I/HMG-Y isoform X4, whose product MSESSSKSSQPLASKQEKDGTEKRGRGRPRKQPPVSPGTALVGSQEPSEVPTPKRPRGRPKGSKNKGAAKTRKTTTTPGRKPRGRPKKLKEEEEGISQESSEEEQ is encoded by the exons ATGAGCGAGTCGAGCTCGAAGTCCAGCCAGCCCTTGGCCTCCAAGCAGGAAAAGGACGGCACTGAGAAGCGGGGCCGGGGCAGGCCGCGCAAGCAGCCTCCGGTGAGTCCCGGGACAGCGCTGGTAGGGAGTCAG GAGCCCAGCGAAGTGCCAACACCTAAGAGACCTCGGGGCCGACCAAAGGGAAGCAAAAACAAGGGTGCTGCCAAGACCCGG AAAACCACCACAACTCCAGGAAGGAAACCAAGGGGCAGACCCAAAAAACTG aaggaggaagaggagggcatCTCGCAGGAATCCTCGGAGGAGGAGCAGTGA
- the HMGA1 gene encoding high mobility group protein HMG-I/HMG-Y isoform X6 yields the protein MSESSSKSSQPLASKQEKDGTEKRGRGRPRKQPPKEPSEVPTPKRPRGRPKGSKNKGAAKTRKTTTTPGRKPRGRPKKLKEEEEGISQESSEEEQ from the exons ATGAGCGAGTCGAGCTCGAAGTCCAGCCAGCCCTTGGCCTCCAAGCAGGAAAAGGACGGCACTGAGAAGCGGGGCCGGGGCAGGCCGCGCAAGCAGCCTCCG AAGGAGCCCAGCGAAGTGCCAACACCTAAGAGACCTCGGGGCCGACCAAAGGGAAGCAAAAACAAGGGTGCTGCCAAGACCCGG AAAACCACCACAACTCCAGGAAGGAAACCAAGGGGCAGACCCAAAAAACTG aaggaggaagaggagggcatCTCGCAGGAATCCTCGGAGGAGGAGCAGTGA